The Microcebus murinus isolate Inina chromosome 4, M.murinus_Inina_mat1.0, whole genome shotgun sequence genome has a segment encoding these proteins:
- the LOC105861314 gene encoding olfactory receptor 5L1-like, translating into MGMENCSTVTEFILLGLSDAPELRAFLLLMFLLIYGVTVLANLGMTALIHVSSVLHTPMYFFLSHLSFIDFCYSSIIVPKMLANILNKDKSISFLGCMMQFYLFCSFAVTEVFLLAVMAYDRFVAICNPLLYMVTMSRKLCVELVSGCYFCGSLCSLIHLCLALEIPSYRSNVINHFFCDLPPLLSLACSDVTVNEVLLFIMASFNEISTIVVIFTSYLFILITILRMRSAEGRCKAFSTCASHLTAIVVFHGTILSIYCRPSSGTSGDADKVATVFYTVVIPMLNPLIYSLRNKDVKEALRKVLGSKINS; encoded by the coding sequence ATGGGCATGGAAAACTGCTCCACTGTGACAGAATTCATTCTCCTTGGACTATCAGATGCCCCTGAGCTGCGAGCTTTCCTACTACTGATGTTCCTCCTCATCTATGGAGTCACAGTTTTGGCCAACCTGGGTATGACTGCATTGATTCATGTGAGCTCTGTGCTTCATACCCCTATGTACTTTTTCCTCAGCCACTTATCATTTATAGATTTCTGCTACTCCTCAATCATTGTGCCAAAGATGTTGGCTAATATCCTCAACAAAGACAAATCCATCTCCTTCCTTGGATGCATGATGCAGTTCTACTTATTCTGCTCATTTGCAGTCACTGAGGTCTTCTTGCTGGCCgtcatggcctatgaccgcttCGTGGCCATCTGTAACCCACTGCTGTACATGGTCACCATGTCTCGGaagctctgtgtggaactggtatCTGGTTGCTACTTCTGTGGATCGCTGTGCTCTCTAATCCACTTGTGTTTGGCTCTTGAGATCCCATCTTATAGATCCAATGTGATTAACCACTTCTTCTGTGATCTACCCCCTCTGTTAAGTCTTGCTTGCTCTGATGTCACTGTGAATGAGGTTCTGTTGTTCATTATGGCCAGTTTCAATGAGATCAGTACCATCGTGGTCATCTTCACTTCCTACCTGTTTATTCTCATCACCATCCTGAGGATGCGCTCTGCAGAAGGAAGATGCAAAGCTTTTtccacctgtgcctcccacctCACGGCCATTGTGGTCTTCCATGGAACGATCCTTTCCATTTACTGCCGGCCCAGTTCGGGTACCAGTGGGGATGCTGACAAAGTGGCCACAGTGTTCTACACTGTAGTGATTCCCATGCTGAACCCCCTGatctacagcctgaggaacaAGGATGTAAAGGAGGCTCTCAGGAAAGTGTTGGGAtccaaaataaattcataa